One stretch of Streptomyces peucetius DNA includes these proteins:
- a CDS encoding cytochrome b gives MSTQTDTRKKAPAGERVADWADGRLGIYSLAKANMRKIFPDHWSFMLGEIALYSFIIIILTGVYLTLFFHPSMNEIEYHGSYVPMQGIRMTEAYASTLDISFDVRGGLLIRQIHHWAALIFLAAMFVHMMRVFFTGAFRKPREINWLFGFLLFVLGMFTGFTGYSLPDDLLSGTGVRFTQGAILSMPIVGTYISMFLFGGEFPGHDMVARFYSIHILLLPGIMLGLVVAHLILVFYHKHTQFAGPGRTNKNVVGMPLLPVYMAKAGGFFFLVFGVIALIAGMFTINPVWALGPYRPDMVSTGAQPDWYMGFAEGLVRVMPGWEINLWGHTLVLGVFIPLVLFGVVLAALAVYPFIESWITGDKREHHILDRPRNAPTRTALGVAWVTGYVIMLLGGGNDIFATHFHLSINAITWFVRITYFVGPVLAFIITKRICLGLQRRDKDKVLHGRESGIIKRLPHGEFVEVHEPLAQGDLHKLTAHEQYKPAEIGPEVDENGVRRKVKRTEKLRAKLSKGYYGEENQIPKPTTEEYKEITSGHGHH, from the coding sequence ATGAGTACACAGACGGATACACGGAAGAAGGCGCCCGCCGGCGAGCGGGTGGCCGACTGGGCGGACGGCCGGCTCGGGATCTACTCCCTGGCCAAGGCCAACATGCGGAAGATCTTCCCGGACCACTGGTCCTTCATGCTGGGTGAGATCGCGCTCTACAGCTTCATCATCATCATCCTCACGGGTGTGTATCTGACGCTGTTCTTCCACCCGAGCATGAACGAGATCGAGTACCACGGCTCGTACGTGCCGATGCAGGGCATCCGCATGACCGAGGCGTACGCCTCGACGCTGGACATCAGCTTCGACGTCCGCGGTGGTCTGCTCATCCGGCAGATCCACCACTGGGCCGCGCTGATCTTCCTCGCCGCGATGTTCGTGCACATGATGCGCGTGTTCTTCACCGGCGCGTTCCGCAAGCCGCGTGAGATCAACTGGCTGTTCGGCTTCCTGCTGTTCGTCCTGGGCATGTTCACCGGCTTCACCGGTTACTCGCTCCCGGACGACCTGCTCTCCGGCACCGGTGTCCGCTTCACGCAGGGCGCGATCCTGTCGATGCCGATCGTCGGCACCTACATCTCGATGTTCCTGTTCGGCGGCGAGTTCCCCGGCCACGACATGGTGGCGCGGTTCTACTCGATCCACATCCTGCTGCTGCCGGGCATCATGCTCGGCCTCGTGGTGGCCCACCTGATCCTGGTCTTCTACCACAAGCACACGCAGTTCGCGGGCCCCGGCCGTACGAACAAGAACGTCGTCGGCATGCCGCTGCTGCCGGTCTACATGGCCAAGGCCGGAGGCTTCTTCTTCCTGGTCTTCGGTGTCATCGCGCTGATCGCCGGCATGTTCACGATCAACCCGGTCTGGGCGCTCGGCCCGTACCGGCCGGACATGGTCTCCACCGGTGCCCAGCCCGACTGGTACATGGGGTTCGCCGAGGGTCTCGTCCGAGTGATGCCCGGCTGGGAGATCAACCTCTGGGGCCACACCCTGGTCCTGGGTGTGTTCATCCCGCTGGTCCTCTTCGGTGTCGTCCTCGCGGCGCTCGCGGTGTACCCGTTCATCGAGTCGTGGATCACCGGCGACAAGCGCGAGCACCACATCCTGGACCGCCCGCGCAACGCTCCGACGCGTACCGCGCTGGGTGTCGCCTGGGTCACCGGCTACGTGATCATGCTGCTCGGTGGCGGAAACGACATCTTCGCCACGCACTTCCACCTGTCGATCAATGCGATCACCTGGTTCGTCCGCATCACGTACTTCGTCGGACCGGTCCTCGCGTTCATCATCACCAAGCGGATCTGCCTGGGTCTGCAGCGGCGCGACAAGGACAAGGTGCTGCACGGACGCGAGTCCGGCATCATCAAGCGTCTGCCGCACGGTGAGTTCGTCGAGGTGCACGAGCCGCTGGCGCAGGGCGACCTGCACAAGCTGACCGCGCACGAGCAGTACAAGCCCGCCGAGATCGGCCCGGAGGTCGACGAGAACGGCGTGCGCCGCAAGGTCAAGCGCACCGAGAAGCTGCGTGCCAAGCTCAGCAAGGGTTACTACGGCGAGGAGAACCAGATTCCCAAGCCGACGACCGAGGAGTACAAGGAGATCACCAGCGGCCACGGCCACCACTGA
- a CDS encoding ubiquinol-cytochrome c reductase iron-sulfur subunit: MSSQDIPEENLPAEQGAAHDAAHGGTTAVAERGDDPFADPGLPAHKPRIQDIDERAAKRSERAVAFLFTLSMLATIGFIAAFVIFPVDKIVYIWPFGHISALNFSLGVTLGLALFCIGAGAVHWARTLMSDVEVADDRHAIEAAPEVKAKVMADFADGARESAIGRRKLIRNTMFGALAMVPLSGVVLLRELGPLPENKLRETLWAKGKQLINMNTNEPLRPEDVAVGSLTFVMPEGLREDDHNFNTEIAKAAVMIVRLQPEDIKDQRELEWSHEGIVAYSKICTHVGCPISLYEQQTHHVLCPCHQSTFDLSDGARVIFGPAGHPLPQLRIGVNAEGNLEALGDFEEPVGPAFWERG, translated from the coding sequence ATGAGTAGCCAAGACATTCCAGAAGAGAACCTGCCCGCAGAGCAGGGAGCCGCGCACGACGCGGCCCACGGTGGCACCACCGCCGTCGCGGAGCGCGGCGACGACCCGTTCGCCGACCCGGGACTGCCGGCCCACAAGCCGCGCATCCAGGACATCGACGAGCGTGCCGCCAAGCGCTCCGAGCGTGCCGTCGCCTTCCTGTTCACGCTGTCGATGCTCGCGACGATCGGCTTCATCGCCGCGTTCGTGATCTTCCCTGTCGACAAGATCGTGTACATCTGGCCGTTCGGCCACATCAGTGCGCTCAACTTCTCGCTGGGCGTGACACTGGGCCTCGCGCTCTTCTGCATCGGCGCGGGTGCCGTCCACTGGGCGCGCACCCTGATGTCCGACGTGGAGGTCGCCGACGACCGGCACGCGATCGAGGCCGCGCCCGAGGTCAAGGCCAAGGTCATGGCCGACTTCGCGGACGGTGCCCGGGAGTCCGCGATCGGACGGCGCAAGCTGATCCGCAACACCATGTTCGGCGCGCTGGCCATGGTGCCGCTCTCCGGTGTGGTGCTGCTGCGCGAGCTCGGGCCACTGCCCGAGAACAAGCTCCGCGAGACCCTGTGGGCCAAGGGCAAGCAGCTCATCAACATGAACACCAATGAGCCGCTGCGTCCCGAGGACGTCGCTGTGGGTTCGCTGACCTTCGTCATGCCCGAGGGCCTGAGGGAGGACGACCACAACTTCAACACCGAGATCGCCAAGGCAGCCGTGATGATCGTCCGGCTCCAGCCGGAGGACATCAAGGACCAGCGCGAGCTCGAGTGGTCCCACGAGGGCATCGTGGCCTACTCCAAGATCTGCACCCACGTCGGCTGCCCGATCAGCCTGTACGAGCAGCAGACGCACCACGTCCTCTGCCCGTGCCACCAGTCCACCTTCGACCTCTCCGACGGCGCCCGCGTCATCTTCGGTCCGGCCGGTCACCCGCTTCCGCAGCTGCGGATCGGTGTGAACGCCGAGGGCAACCTCGAGGCGCTCGGCGACTTCGAAGAGCCCGTCGGTCCTGCTTTCTGGGAGCGCGGATGA
- a CDS encoding c-type cytochrome translates to MKKLSARRRHPLAAVVVLLLALAATGGLYAAFAPADKAQADTTAQSLAIKEGQKLYTVGCASCHGTGGQGTSDGPSLVGVGSAAVDFQVGTGRMPAQQPGAQVPEKPVVYSQAEIDQLAAYVASLGAGPITPTEKQYSPEGADIAKGGELFRNNCAQCHNFTGEGGALTEGKYAPSLEGVSPKHLYEAMQTGPQNMPSFPDTTMPEQQKRDIIAYVKTVNGEETPTPGGFALGGLGPVSEGLFGWIFGLGSLIAVAIWVAAHTAKAKKS, encoded by the coding sequence GTGAAAAAGCTCTCCGCACGACGACGCCATCCGCTGGCGGCGGTCGTCGTCCTACTCCTCGCGCTGGCGGCCACTGGGGGGCTGTACGCCGCGTTCGCACCCGCGGACAAGGCGCAGGCCGACACGACCGCCCAGTCCCTTGCCATCAAGGAGGGGCAGAAGCTCTACACCGTCGGCTGCGCAAGCTGCCACGGAACCGGCGGTCAGGGCACCTCAGACGGCCCGTCCCTGGTCGGTGTCGGCTCCGCCGCCGTCGACTTCCAGGTCGGCACGGGGCGCATGCCCGCCCAGCAGCCCGGCGCGCAGGTGCCCGAAAAGCCGGTCGTGTACTCGCAGGCCGAGATCGACCAGCTCGCGGCGTACGTCGCCTCCCTCGGCGCCGGCCCGATCACGCCGACCGAGAAGCAGTACAGCCCCGAGGGCGCGGACATCGCCAAGGGTGGCGAGCTGTTCCGCAACAACTGCGCCCAGTGCCACAACTTCACCGGCGAGGGCGGCGCGCTGACCGAGGGCAAGTACGCCCCGAGCCTGGAGGGCGTCAGCCCGAAGCACCTCTACGAGGCCATGCAGACCGGCCCGCAGAACATGCCCTCCTTCCCCGACACCACGATGCCCGAGCAGCAGAAGCGGGACATCATCGCGTACGTCAAGACCGTGAACGGCGAGGAGACGCCGACCCCCGGCGGCTTCGCGCTGGGCGGCCTGGGCCCCGTCAGTGAGGGTCTGTTCGGCTGGATCTTCGGTCTCGGTTCGCTGATCGCTGTTGCCATCTGGGTCGCGGCCCACACCGCTAAGGCCAAGAAGTCATGA
- a CDS encoding heme-copper oxidase subunit III: MSVVATATTVETGHAHPSVSRPNLTSVGTIIWLSSELMFFAALFAMYFTLRSVTGAEFWAEKADALNFPFSATNTTILVLSSLTCQLGVFAAERGDVKKLRTWFIITFVMGAIFIGGQVFEYTELVKHEGLSLSSDPYGSVFYLTTGFHGLHVTGGLIAFLLVLARTYAARRFTHEQATAAIVVSYYWHFVDVVWIGLFATIYMIK, translated from the coding sequence ATGTCGGTCGTGGCGACAGCAACGACAGTAGAAACCGGGCACGCGCACCCGTCGGTCAGTCGGCCGAACCTCACCAGCGTCGGAACCATCATCTGGCTGAGTTCCGAGCTGATGTTCTTCGCGGCCCTCTTCGCGATGTACTTCACCCTGCGATCGGTGACGGGTGCCGAGTTCTGGGCAGAGAAAGCCGATGCGCTGAACTTCCCGTTCTCGGCGACGAACACCACGATCCTGGTGCTCTCCTCCCTCACATGCCAGCTCGGCGTCTTCGCCGCCGAGCGGGGCGATGTGAAGAAGCTGCGCACCTGGTTCATCATCACGTTCGTGATGGGTGCCATCTTCATCGGCGGTCAGGTCTTCGAGTACACCGAGCTGGTCAAGCACGAGGGGCTGTCCCTCTCGTCCGACCCGTACGGCTCGGTGTTCTACCTGACCACCGGTTTCCACGGCCTGCACGTGACGGGCGGACTCATCGCCTTCCTGCTGGTCCTGGCAAGGACCTACGCGGCCCGGAGATTCACCCACGAGCAGGCAACCGCCGCCATCGTCGTGTCCTACTACTGGCACTTCGTCGATGTCGTCTGGATCGGCCTCTTCGCCACGATCTACATGATCAAGTAA
- a CDS encoding L,D-transpeptidase, with product MNHTPRIRAVSCIALFVSLSVVATACGEPDRHPLSAAPYDAARQVSLNAESGATKVDPDKPLEVTSKGDGGRITDVTVTDGAGHYLAGELAADGVRWRSTAPLAAGVKYTVRVSTEDDDGAPGVRTLFFETAPAKRFLTAEFGPKAGTYGVGQPITAELSLAVAEGRGRQVVERALKVSSKPAVKGSWHWVDDKTLHYRPEEYWPVGATVNVTSNLQGVKVAGKLYGGRSKPLKITIGDRLEAVADAASHTMTVKRNGEVIKTLPVTTGKPGFETRNGIKVVLAKEYFVRMRSTSIGIAAGSSESYDLPVYYATRVTWSGEYVHAAPWSVGSQGAANVSHGCIGLSTSNAKWFFETVREGDIVEVVNSYGNMMDTFGNGFGDWNLSWDKWREGSALVPGSEASNGNVTAVSARLRPVF from the coding sequence ATGAACCACACGCCTCGTATCCGTGCCGTCAGCTGCATCGCGCTGTTCGTCTCCCTCAGTGTGGTCGCGACCGCGTGCGGCGAACCGGACCGGCACCCCCTGTCGGCCGCGCCGTACGACGCGGCGCGGCAGGTCAGCCTCAACGCCGAGTCCGGAGCCACGAAGGTGGACCCCGACAAGCCCCTGGAGGTCACCTCCAAGGGCGACGGGGGCCGGATCACCGACGTCACCGTCACGGACGGCGCCGGCCACTACCTCGCGGGCGAACTGGCCGCCGACGGCGTCCGCTGGCGCTCCACGGCGCCGCTGGCGGCCGGCGTCAAGTACACCGTCAGGGTCTCCACGGAGGACGACGACGGCGCTCCGGGGGTGCGTACGCTCTTCTTCGAGACGGCACCCGCCAAGAGGTTCCTGACCGCGGAGTTCGGCCCGAAGGCGGGCACCTACGGCGTCGGGCAGCCCATCACGGCCGAGCTCAGCCTCGCGGTGGCCGAGGGCAGGGGCAGGCAGGTGGTCGAACGCGCCCTGAAGGTCAGCTCGAAGCCCGCGGTGAAGGGCTCCTGGCACTGGGTCGACGACAAGACCCTGCACTACCGGCCCGAGGAGTACTGGCCCGTCGGGGCCACGGTGAACGTCACCAGCAACCTCCAGGGCGTCAAGGTCGCGGGCAAGCTCTACGGAGGCCGCTCCAAGCCGCTGAAGATCACCATCGGCGACCGTCTGGAGGCCGTCGCCGACGCCGCGTCGCACACCATGACGGTCAAGCGCAACGGCGAGGTGATCAAGACCCTGCCGGTGACCACCGGCAAGCCCGGCTTCGAGACGCGCAACGGCATCAAGGTGGTGCTGGCCAAGGAGTACTTCGTACGGATGCGCAGCACCAGCATCGGCATCGCCGCGGGCAGCTCCGAGTCGTACGACCTGCCGGTCTACTACGCGACCCGGGTCACCTGGAGCGGTGAGTACGTCCACGCCGCGCCCTGGTCCGTCGGCTCGCAGGGCGCGGCCAACGTCAGCCACGGGTGCATAGGGCTGTCCACGTCCAACGCCAAGTGGTTCTTCGAAACCGTCCGTGAGGGTGACATCGTCGAGGTCGTCAACAGCTACGGCAACATGATGGACACGTTCGGCAACGGCTTCGGCGACTGGAACCTGAGCTGGGACAAGTGGCGCGAGGGCAGCGCCCTGGTCCCCGGCTCGGAGGCGTCGAACGGCAACGTCACCGCCGTGTCCGCCCGGCTGCGGCCCGTATTTTGA
- a CDS encoding cytochrome c oxidase subunit 4, whose protein sequence is MKIQGKMFLWLSVFILAVAILYGVWSKEPAGTTALFLAFGLSVMIGYYLAFTARRVDAMAQDNKEADVADEAGEVGFFSPHSWQPLSLGIGGALAFLGVAIGWWLLYFSLPLILVGLFGWVFEYYRGENQNQ, encoded by the coding sequence GTGAAGATCCAGGGCAAGATGTTCCTCTGGCTGAGCGTCTTCATCCTGGCCGTCGCCATCCTGTACGGCGTCTGGTCGAAGGAGCCGGCCGGTACCACCGCGCTCTTCCTGGCCTTCGGTCTGAGCGTCATGATCGGCTACTACCTGGCCTTCACGGCCCGGCGAGTGGACGCCATGGCCCAGGACAACAAGGAAGCCGACGTGGCCGACGAGGCCGGCGAGGTGGGGTTCTTCTCCCCGCACAGCTGGCAGCCGCTCTCGCTGGGCATCGGCGGTGCGCTCGCCTTCCTCGGCGTGGCGATCGGCTGGTGGCTGCTGTACTTCTCGCTGCCGCTGATCCTGGTCGGCCTCTTCGGCTGGGTGTTCGAGTACTACCGCGGTGAGAACCAGAACCAGTAG